Proteins from a genomic interval of Pseudomonas anuradhapurensis:
- a CDS encoding NADP-dependent glyceraldehyde-3-phosphate dehydrogenase — MDRLLDSLFPSAENIPQSWRLEAPLEQRDYLVNGELRRWDGPLATVRSPVWLKDGNEEHQVVLGSAPLLDADTALTALDAAVQAYDKGRGAWPTLRVAERIQHVEAFLARMREQREAVVKLLMWEIGKNLKDSEKEFDRTCDYIVDTINALKDLDRRSSRFELEQGTLGQIRRAPLGVALCMGPYNYPLNETFTTLIPALIMGNTVVFKPAKFGVLLIRPLLEAFRDSFPPGVINVIYGRGRETVSALMASGKIDVFAFIGTHKAASDLKKLHPRPHRLRAALGLDAKNPGIVLPQVDLDNAVEEAVTGALSFNGQRCTALKILFVHEDVVDAFLDKFQRKLAALKPGMPWEPGVALTPLPEPGKVDYLDGLVADAKAKGARVVNEGGGHSRGSFFYPAVLYPVQPDMRVYHEEQFGPLVPVVPYRDLQTVIDYVLDSDYGQQLSLFGNDPATIGSLVDTFANQVGRININAQCQRGPDTYPFNGRKNSAEGTLSVHDALRVFSIRTLVATRFQAANKALISEIIRNRQSSFLTTDYIF; from the coding sequence ATGGACCGTCTGCTCGATTCACTCTTCCCCAGTGCCGAAAACATCCCGCAATCCTGGCGCCTGGAAGCCCCCCTGGAACAACGCGACTACCTGGTGAACGGCGAGCTCAGGCGCTGGGACGGCCCCCTGGCCACGGTGCGCAGCCCGGTCTGGCTCAAGGATGGCAACGAAGAACACCAGGTGGTGCTGGGCAGCGCGCCGCTGCTCGACGCCGATACCGCGCTCACCGCTCTCGATGCCGCCGTACAGGCCTACGACAAAGGCCGCGGCGCCTGGCCCACCCTGCGCGTGGCCGAGCGCATCCAGCATGTCGAGGCGTTCCTGGCGCGCATGCGTGAGCAGCGCGAAGCAGTGGTCAAGCTGCTGATGTGGGAGATCGGCAAGAACCTCAAGGACTCGGAAAAGGAATTCGACCGTACCTGCGACTATATCGTCGACACCATCAATGCCCTCAAGGACCTCGATCGCCGCTCCAGTCGCTTCGAGCTGGAACAGGGCACGCTGGGCCAGATCCGCCGGGCACCGCTGGGTGTAGCGCTGTGCATGGGGCCTTACAACTACCCGCTCAACGAAACCTTCACCACGTTGATCCCGGCCCTGATCATGGGCAACACCGTGGTGTTCAAACCGGCCAAGTTCGGCGTCCTGTTGATTCGGCCACTGCTCGAAGCGTTCCGCGACAGCTTCCCGCCAGGCGTGATCAACGTCATCTATGGCCGCGGCCGGGAAACGGTGAGCGCGCTGATGGCCAGTGGCAAGATCGATGTGTTCGCCTTCATCGGCACGCACAAGGCCGCCAGTGACCTGAAAAAACTGCACCCGCGCCCGCACCGCCTGCGCGCCGCGCTGGGCCTGGATGCCAAGAACCCGGGCATCGTCCTGCCCCAGGTGGACCTCGACAACGCCGTCGAGGAAGCCGTCACCGGCGCGCTGTCGTTCAATGGCCAGCGCTGCACGGCGTTGAAGATCCTATTCGTCCACGAGGACGTGGTGGACGCCTTCCTCGACAAGTTCCAGCGCAAGCTGGCCGCACTGAAGCCCGGCATGCCCTGGGAGCCTGGTGTAGCGCTGACGCCACTGCCGGAGCCGGGCAAGGTCGATTACCTCGACGGCCTGGTGGCCGATGCCAAGGCCAAGGGCGCACGGGTAGTCAACGAAGGTGGCGGGCACAGCCGCGGCTCGTTCTTCTACCCGGCCGTGCTGTACCCGGTGCAGCCCGACATGCGCGTGTACCACGAGGAACAGTTCGGCCCACTGGTGCCGGTGGTGCCTTACCGCGATCTGCAGACGGTGATCGATTACGTGCTGGACTCCGATTACGGCCAGCAACTGAGCCTGTTCGGCAACGACCCGGCAACCATCGGCAGCCTGGTCGACACCTTCGCCAACCAGGTCGGCCGGATCAACATCAACGCGCAATGCCAGCGCGGCCCGGACACCTACCCGTTCAATGGCCGCAAGAACAGCGCCGAAGGCACCCTGTCGGTGCATGACGCCCTGCGCGTGTTCTCGATCCGGACGCTGGTGGCAACACGCTTCCAGGCAGCCAACAAGGCGCTTATCAGCGAGATCATCCGCAACCGGCAGTCGAGCTTCCTGACTACCGACTACATCTTCTGA
- a CDS encoding VOC family protein, translating into MAARPIPEGQHSITPYLAINDAAKAIEFYKKAFGAVEMFRLDAPGGRVGHAELKIGDSSLMLGDPCDMEGGLTASQKLGGAGVGLHLYVEDSDKVYAQALAAGATQLNAVTDQFYGDRSGTLKDPFGNIWFVSTHKEDLTPAEIRARAAKLFGGN; encoded by the coding sequence ATGGCAGCCAGACCCATTCCGGAAGGCCAGCACAGTATCACCCCGTACCTGGCCATCAACGATGCCGCCAAGGCCATCGAGTTCTACAAGAAGGCCTTCGGTGCCGTCGAGATGTTCCGCCTCGACGCCCCGGGTGGCCGCGTTGGCCATGCCGAACTGAAGATCGGTGACTCGTCACTGATGCTTGGTGACCCCTGCGACATGGAAGGCGGCCTGACCGCCAGCCAGAAGCTCGGCGGCGCAGGCGTCGGCCTGCACCTGTATGTCGAGGACAGCGACAAAGTCTACGCCCAGGCCCTGGCGGCCGGCGCCACCCAGCTGAACGCAGTGACGGACCAGTTCTACGGCGACCGCAGCGGCACCCTGAAAGACCCGTTCGGCAATATCTGGTTCGTGTCCACCCACAAGGAGGACCTGACCCCCGCGGAAATTCGCGCCCGTGCCGCGAAGCTGTTCGGCGGCAACTGA
- the ilvA gene encoding threonine ammonia-lyase, biosynthetic, whose amino-acid sequence MTSLNVSPRTPTSTQQLLSEQVRRILSAPVYDLAIETPLQGAPALSASLGNQVLLKREDLQPTFSFKIRGAYTRLSRLSSLQRERGVITASAGNHAQGVALAASHLGMKATIVMPTTTPSLKVEGVRSRGGHVVLHGESFPHALAHALKLADSEGATFVPPFDDPDVIAGQGTVAMEILRQRPGALDAIFVPVGGGGLIAGIAAYVKYLRPEVKVIGVEPEDSNCLQAAMAAGERVILPQVGTFADGVAVAQVGAHCFELCRHFVDEVLTVSSDELCAAIKDIYDDTRSITEPSGALAVAGIKKYVAREGVQGHTLVAIDSGANVNFDRLRHVAERAELGEQREAIIAVTIPEQPGSFRAFCQALGKRQITEFNYRYYPGKEARLFVGVQTHPLHDPRERLLASLREQGYSVLDLTDNELAKLHVRHTVGGHAAPGAAERVLRFEFAERPGALLGFLERLGKRWNISLFHYRNHGAAEARVFAALEVPGDELASLPLALDEMGYRYWDETDNPAYKLFLG is encoded by the coding sequence ATGACCAGCCTCAATGTCAGCCCTCGTACCCCGACCTCCACGCAGCAACTGCTGTCGGAACAGGTGCGCCGTATTCTCTCTGCGCCCGTGTACGACCTGGCCATCGAGACACCCTTGCAAGGCGCCCCGGCGCTATCGGCAAGCCTTGGCAACCAGGTGTTGCTCAAGCGCGAAGACCTGCAACCGACCTTCTCGTTCAAGATCCGTGGTGCCTACACGCGTCTGTCACGCCTGAGCAGCCTGCAGCGCGAGCGCGGGGTCATCACCGCGTCGGCAGGCAACCATGCCCAGGGCGTGGCCCTGGCAGCCTCGCACCTGGGCATGAAAGCCACCATTGTCATGCCTACCACGACACCGTCGCTGAAAGTGGAGGGTGTGCGTTCGCGCGGTGGCCATGTCGTGTTGCACGGTGAAAGCTTCCCTCATGCCCTGGCCCACGCGCTGAAACTGGCCGACAGCGAAGGCGCTACCTTCGTGCCGCCGTTCGATGACCCGGATGTGATTGCCGGGCAAGGTACCGTGGCCATGGAAATCCTCCGCCAGCGCCCGGGTGCGCTGGACGCCATCTTCGTGCCGGTGGGCGGTGGCGGGCTGATCGCGGGGATTGCTGCCTATGTGAAGTACCTGCGCCCGGAGGTGAAAGTGATCGGCGTCGAACCAGAAGACTCCAACTGCCTGCAGGCGGCCATGGCCGCTGGCGAACGGGTGATCCTGCCACAGGTCGGCACCTTCGCCGACGGGGTGGCGGTGGCACAGGTGGGTGCCCATTGCTTCGAACTGTGCCGGCATTTCGTCGACGAGGTACTGACCGTGAGCAGCGATGAGTTGTGCGCGGCGATCAAGGATATCTACGATGACACCCGTTCCATCACCGAACCGTCCGGCGCCCTGGCTGTGGCCGGGATCAAGAAGTACGTGGCGCGCGAAGGCGTGCAGGGTCACACCCTGGTGGCCATCGACTCCGGGGCCAACGTCAACTTCGACCGCCTGCGCCATGTGGCCGAGCGTGCTGAACTGGGCGAGCAGCGCGAGGCGATCATCGCCGTTACCATCCCGGAACAGCCGGGTAGCTTTCGCGCCTTCTGCCAGGCGCTGGGCAAGCGGCAGATCACCGAATTCAACTACCGCTACTATCCGGGCAAGGAGGCGCGCTTGTTCGTCGGGGTACAGACACACCCGCTGCACGACCCGCGCGAGCGCTTGCTGGCCAGCCTGCGTGAGCAGGGCTACAGCGTACTCGACCTGACCGACAACGAACTGGCCAAGTTGCATGTGCGTCATACGGTGGGTGGCCACGCCGCGCCAGGTGCTGCCGAGCGGGTGCTGCGCTTCGAGTTTGCGGAACGACCGGGGGCGTTGCTGGGCTTCCTGGAGCGATTGGGCAAGCGCTGGAACATCAGCCTGTTCCATTACCGCAACCATGGTGCGGCAGAGGCACGGGTGTTCGCTGCACTGGAAGTGCCGGGGGATGAGCTGGCGAGTTTGCCGCTGGCGCTGGATGAGATGGGGTACCGCTATTGGGACGAGACCGACAACCCGGCGTACAAGCTGTTTCTTGGCTGA
- a CDS encoding PACE efflux transporter gives MQGKARKIVQAILYEAIAVACVAPALELAFGAGMAQSTVLSVLMSGIAMSWNMAYNWVFERWEARQRRRERTFLRRLLHALGFEGGLVLILLPLVAYWLDVSLWAALLTNLALFVFFFVYAFVFQWGFDKVFDVPLSAQHAKC, from the coding sequence ATGCAAGGCAAGGCACGCAAGATCGTCCAGGCCATACTCTACGAAGCCATCGCCGTCGCCTGTGTGGCTCCCGCGCTGGAACTGGCGTTCGGCGCAGGTATGGCGCAGTCGACCGTGTTGTCGGTGCTGATGTCGGGCATCGCGATGAGCTGGAACATGGCCTACAACTGGGTATTCGAACGCTGGGAAGCGCGTCAGCGGCGGCGCGAGCGTACTTTCCTGCGCCGTCTGTTGCATGCCCTGGGCTTCGAAGGCGGGTTGGTGCTGATCCTGCTGCCGCTGGTGGCCTATTGGCTGGATGTCAGCCTGTGGGCGGCGCTGCTGACCAACCTGGCGTTGTTCGTGTTCTTCTTCGTTTATGCGTTTGTCTTCCAGTGGGGCTTCGACAAGGTGTTCGATGTGCCGCTTTCGGCGCAGCACGCCAAGTGTTGA
- the nrfB gene encoding cyclic di-3',5'-guanylate-activated glycosyltransferase NrfB, which yields MSLAFIDFLTYVLFGLKIFAIVLASLMFLLGLDDLFIDLCYWCRKLVRRFRIYDKYERADEKRLFEVPEKPLAIMVPAWNEVGVVGEMARLAASTIDYENYQIFVGTYPNDPQTQADVDAVCLHYPNVHKVVCARPGPTSKADCLNNIIDALLRFQQDAGIEFAGFILHDAEDVISPMELRLFNYLLPNKDMIQIPVYPYAPEWKGFTAGHYVDEFAENHGKDVIVREALTGQVPSAGVGTCFSRRAIAALLEDGDGIAFDVQSLTEDYDIGFRLKQKGMKCIFARYSITDPSLTLKQEWRPGMSREFSQVICVREHFPRDWQHAIRQKSRWIVGIVFQGTSNLGWSRKGALNYFLWRDRRGLFAYLLSFLVNLLLLVLLAMWLVTVIAPESWRFMSILDDSPLLATLLWLNGLLLVNRLFQRAWFVTRFYGIGEGLLSAPRMMWSNFVNFFANLRALRQVMEMGDSRRVAWDKTTHEFPAIAAPARTPLGQRLIAKGLISDEQLQQAIISPVRRRLGRELLLRGWLNSEQLVATLAEQLDLPWAPLNPFKLDPRLIAKLPRKLATHYGVLPVAEDGDTLILASESPVSQVSLGVISRQLKRPVSARLAPQGRVTLGLRYHYPSPWQKPETRDMLAVLERCQDDEALLERVSHHQVMLGALLQVRGMVPVTLFNQALIDYNPDHQSLGEYLITRGIITEQVLQEALIEQASEQQAAFDLTREVA from the coding sequence ATGAGCCTGGCATTCATCGATTTCCTTACCTATGTGCTGTTCGGCCTGAAGATCTTCGCGATCGTGCTGGCCTCGCTGATGTTCCTGCTGGGCCTGGACGACCTGTTCATCGACCTGTGCTACTGGTGCCGCAAGCTGGTCCGGCGTTTTCGTATCTATGACAAGTACGAAAGAGCCGACGAAAAACGCTTGTTCGAGGTACCGGAAAAGCCCCTGGCGATCATGGTCCCGGCCTGGAACGAAGTGGGCGTGGTGGGAGAAATGGCGCGCCTTGCCGCCTCGACCATCGACTATGAAAATTACCAGATCTTCGTCGGCACCTACCCCAACGACCCGCAAACCCAGGCCGATGTCGACGCGGTGTGCCTGCACTACCCCAACGTGCACAAGGTAGTCTGCGCGCGCCCCGGCCCCACCAGCAAGGCTGACTGCCTGAACAACATCATCGACGCCCTGCTGCGCTTCCAGCAGGACGCCGGCATCGAATTCGCCGGTTTCATCCTGCATGACGCCGAAGACGTGATTTCCCCCATGGAGTTGCGCCTGTTCAACTACCTGCTGCCGAACAAGGACATGATCCAGATTCCGGTGTACCCCTATGCACCGGAATGGAAAGGCTTCACCGCCGGCCATTATGTCGACGAGTTTGCCGAAAACCACGGCAAGGACGTGATCGTGCGCGAAGCCCTGACCGGCCAGGTGCCCAGTGCTGGCGTGGGTACCTGTTTCAGCCGCCGCGCCATCGCTGCGCTGCTCGAGGACGGCGACGGCATCGCCTTCGACGTGCAGAGCCTGACCGAAGACTACGACATCGGTTTTCGCCTGAAGCAAAAGGGCATGAAGTGCATCTTCGCCCGCTACTCCATCACCGACCCGAGCCTGACCCTGAAGCAGGAGTGGCGCCCGGGCATGAGCCGCGAATTCTCGCAGGTGATCTGCGTGCGCGAGCACTTCCCGCGCGACTGGCAACACGCCATCCGGCAGAAGTCACGCTGGATCGTCGGCATCGTGTTCCAGGGCACCAGCAACCTTGGCTGGAGCCGCAAGGGCGCGCTCAACTACTTCCTCTGGCGTGACCGCCGCGGCTTGTTCGCCTACCTGCTGAGCTTCCTGGTCAACCTGTTGCTGCTGGTGTTGCTGGCCATGTGGCTGGTCACGGTCATTGCACCGGAGTCGTGGCGCTTCATGTCGATCCTCGATGACAGCCCGCTGCTGGCCACGTTGCTCTGGCTGAACGGCCTGCTGCTGGTCAACCGCCTGTTCCAGCGCGCCTGGTTCGTCACCCGCTTCTATGGTATCGGCGAGGGTCTGCTGTCGGCACCACGGATGATGTGGAGCAACTTCGTCAACTTCTTCGCCAACTTGCGCGCCTTGCGCCAGGTGATGGAAATGGGCGACTCGCGGCGCGTGGCCTGGGACAAGACCACTCACGAATTCCCCGCCATCGCCGCCCCGGCCCGCACCCCGCTGGGCCAGCGCCTGATCGCCAAGGGCCTGATCAGCGACGAGCAGTTGCAACAGGCGATCATCAGCCCGGTACGCCGACGCCTGGGCCGTGAACTGCTGCTGCGCGGCTGGCTGAACAGCGAACAGCTGGTGGCTACCCTGGCCGAACAACTCGACCTGCCCTGGGCACCGCTGAACCCGTTCAAGCTCGACCCGCGGCTGATCGCCAAGCTGCCACGCAAGCTGGCCACGCACTACGGCGTGCTACCGGTAGCCGAAGACGGTGACACGCTGATCCTGGCCAGCGAAAGCCCGGTCAGCCAGGTGTCGCTGGGGGTGATAAGCCGGCAGTTGAAACGCCCGGTGAGTGCACGCCTGGCCCCCCAGGGCCGGGTGACCCTGGGCCTGCGTTATCACTACCCTAGCCCCTGGCAGAAGCCGGAAACCCGCGACATGCTGGCCGTTCTGGAACGCTGTCAGGACGATGAAGCGCTGCTGGAACGGGTCAGCCATCACCAGGTAATGCTCGGTGCCCTGCTGCAGGTGCGCGGCATGGTGCCGGTGACCCTGTTCAACCAGGCGCTGATCGACTACAACCCCGACCACCAGAGCCTGGGCGAATACCTGATCACCCGCGGCATCATCACCGAGCAGGTGCTGCAAGAAGCCCTGATCGAACAGGCCAGCGAACAGCAGGCCGCCTTTGACCTGACCCGGGAGGTGGCATGA
- a CDS encoding phage receptor, giving the protein MKPRFSLTFTGLLLCSAALPAAASTPMTDFQRFTSYPFMERSYREAKKDNWAEVERLTRHVLERVPNNDEARALLVQALAHQRRYQEAEALAEQLGDDPAQANALLELRLAWIEQDPPPASQVERWLASSDGTQRVRLWQAYSLSLAKSGGAAKALEWLNHLPPREDGQVLRLARANFAEQLHNWKETIEQLQPLADKRQLPAQDWQRLANAYIQQVDENGLNALLPSAPSAAAADQARLAMANRAIAVGHNQQAQRWLQALPTEQLNQPVQRQQLWELAREGEDAALVQRLSNELQRPCLETVDWLSRRDPALAREQFKGCTASTDPKAYAVLRQRLYGDPPQPAQPRTAAEWENRYRQSGDLAALEQATFLLTQQGRTDHARQLLEQAYDRHQGRLAPSLLQRLGNLYARNDGPLDRRRMLGLVPRVDANTRAQLLGRLAEAGHCDAVRQAIPAAPSEPGQYRALGRCAMPDQPGEAVVYYQAAERLGDRGSRLPLAYALEAAGDSEAALAIWRSLPDSTWTENARLTAARGALNAGDPQAARRYWEAAGQHSADDWALGAAIAEQQGDYQGALALQRQALAHAPRADHYYAAASTAQLAGDPAQSSAWLAEAVRLAPDQPRYRADYGMRLAGSADKHQRRQSIPLLERATHDFPEDYRLGETLALRYDEAEDSAAARRELRRVLDVEQNLVDGDDEYGSLEARKYRQRRAHESLSRRDTITLASTWSPAGTSTNDRFLDNGQRSGTSRHAQSQNVQLAMWDHALGEEPSRNGSTLSVYGRVLFGGQSRTDYAQSMGTGVGLRYKPLGQANLNLYAELYHQRQVDEAHYRGLSLGQLLSPAKVGGNWGDLRHHAESSNDLLLRATASFLDQGAWRNDWRVDEDDWNERFLYLDAAWWTRAGDHAWLSRYQQGHAWKLPGSSPQTLMPYGFVEFSSQDPSNDWRQDARAGVGVRWQWWFDDDRYNAYRGSLKVRAEYQQSLGGNLYERANGVLVGAEMTF; this is encoded by the coding sequence ATGAAGCCGCGCTTTTCCCTCACTTTCACTGGCCTGTTGCTGTGTTCCGCCGCCCTGCCCGCCGCAGCGTCGACACCGATGACCGACTTCCAGCGGTTCACCAGCTACCCGTTCATGGAACGTAGCTACCGAGAGGCGAAGAAGGACAACTGGGCCGAGGTCGAGCGCCTGACCCGGCACGTCCTCGAGCGGGTACCGAACAATGACGAAGCCCGCGCATTGCTGGTGCAAGCCCTGGCCCACCAACGCCGCTACCAGGAAGCCGAAGCGCTGGCCGAACAACTGGGGGACGACCCGGCGCAGGCCAACGCCCTGCTCGAACTGCGTCTGGCCTGGATCGAGCAGGATCCGCCCCCGGCCAGCCAGGTGGAACGCTGGCTGGCCAGCAGCGATGGCACCCAGCGCGTGCGCCTGTGGCAGGCCTACAGCCTGAGCCTGGCCAAGTCCGGTGGCGCCGCCAAGGCCCTGGAGTGGCTCAATCATCTGCCGCCACGAGAGGATGGCCAAGTCCTGCGCCTGGCCCGGGCCAACTTTGCCGAACAGCTGCACAACTGGAAGGAAACCATCGAACAGCTGCAGCCGCTCGCCGATAAGCGCCAGTTGCCGGCCCAGGACTGGCAGCGCCTGGCCAATGCCTATATCCAGCAGGTGGACGAAAACGGCTTGAACGCACTGCTGCCCAGCGCCCCATCCGCCGCAGCCGCCGACCAGGCCCGCCTGGCCATGGCCAACCGAGCCATCGCCGTCGGCCACAACCAGCAGGCCCAGCGCTGGCTGCAGGCGCTGCCGACCGAGCAACTGAACCAGCCGGTGCAGCGCCAGCAGCTGTGGGAACTGGCCCGCGAAGGCGAGGATGCCGCGCTGGTGCAGCGCCTGAGCAACGAACTGCAACGCCCCTGCCTGGAAACCGTCGACTGGCTGTCACGCCGCGACCCGGCGCTGGCCCGCGAGCAATTCAAGGGTTGCACGGCCAGCACCGATCCCAAGGCTTACGCCGTGCTCAGGCAGCGTCTGTACGGTGACCCGCCACAGCCTGCGCAACCACGCACTGCCGCCGAATGGGAAAACCGCTACCGGCAAAGCGGTGACCTGGCGGCGCTGGAGCAAGCCACCTTCCTGCTGACCCAACAGGGCCGCACTGATCACGCCCGGCAACTGCTGGAGCAAGCCTACGACCGCCACCAGGGGCGCCTGGCCCCGTCGCTGCTGCAGCGCCTGGGCAACCTGTATGCACGCAACGACGGGCCGCTGGACCGTCGCCGCATGCTCGGCCTGGTCCCCCGGGTCGACGCCAATACCCGCGCCCAGCTGCTCGGCCGCCTGGCCGAGGCCGGCCACTGCGATGCCGTGCGCCAGGCCATACCGGCCGCCCCCAGCGAGCCCGGCCAGTACCGCGCGCTGGGCCGCTGCGCCATGCCTGACCAGCCCGGTGAAGCAGTCGTCTACTATCAGGCCGCCGAGCGCCTGGGCGACCGTGGTAGCCGTCTGCCGCTGGCCTATGCCCTCGAGGCTGCCGGTGACTCCGAGGCCGCCCTGGCCATCTGGCGCAGCCTGCCGGACAGTACCTGGACCGAGAACGCGCGCCTCACCGCTGCCCGTGGCGCGCTGAACGCCGGCGACCCGCAGGCGGCCCGCCGCTATTGGGAGGCCGCCGGGCAGCATAGCGCCGACGACTGGGCGCTGGGTGCGGCCATCGCCGAGCAGCAAGGCGATTACCAGGGCGCGCTGGCCTTGCAACGCCAGGCCTTGGCGCATGCGCCGCGAGCCGACCATTACTACGCCGCCGCCAGCACCGCGCAACTGGCCGGCGACCCCGCGCAAAGCAGCGCCTGGCTGGCCGAAGCCGTACGCCTGGCCCCCGACCAGCCGCGCTACCGCGCCGACTACGGCATGCGCCTGGCCGGCTCGGCAGACAAGCACCAGCGCCGCCAGTCAATCCCCTTGCTGGAGCGTGCCACCCACGACTTTCCCGAGGATTACCGCCTGGGCGAGACGCTGGCCTTGCGCTACGACGAGGCCGAAGACAGCGCCGCGGCACGTCGCGAGCTGCGCCGGGTGCTCGATGTCGAGCAGAACCTGGTCGACGGCGATGACGAGTACGGCAGCCTGGAGGCCCGCAAGTACCGCCAGCGGCGGGCCCATGAGAGCCTGTCGCGGCGCGACACCATCACCCTGGCCAGCACCTGGTCGCCGGCCGGTACCTCGACCAACGACAGGTTCCTCGACAATGGCCAGCGCAGTGGCACTTCGCGCCACGCACAATCGCAGAACGTGCAGTTGGCGATGTGGGACCATGCCCTGGGTGAAGAGCCCAGCCGCAATGGCAGCACCCTGTCGGTGTATGGCCGGGTGCTGTTCGGCGGGCAAAGCCGTACCGACTACGCACAAAGCATGGGCACCGGCGTCGGCCTGCGCTACAAGCCGCTCGGCCAGGCCAACCTCAACCTGTACGCAGAGCTGTACCACCAGCGCCAGGTCGACGAGGCGCACTACCGCGGCCTGAGCCTGGGGCAGCTGCTGAGCCCGGCCAAGGTCGGCGGCAACTGGGGCGACCTGCGCCACCACGCCGAATCGAGCAATGACCTGCTGTTGCGCGCCACCGCCTCGTTCCTCGACCAGGGCGCCTGGCGCAACGACTGGCGGGTCGATGAGGACGACTGGAACGAGCGCTTCCTCTACCTCGACGCCGCCTGGTGGACCCGTGCCGGTGACCACGCCTGGCTGTCGCGCTACCAGCAGGGCCACGCCTGGAAGCTGCCGGGCAGTTCGCCGCAGACCCTCATGCCGTATGGCTTTGTCGAGTTCTCCAGCCAGGACCCGAGCAACGACTGGCGCCAGGACGCCCGGGCCGGGGTCGGTGTGCGCTGGCAATGGTGGTTCGACGATGACCGCTACAACGCCTACCGCGGTTCGCTGAAAGTGCGTGCCGAGTACCAGCAATCGCTGGGCGGCAACCTCTACGAGCGCGCCAATGGCGTGCTGGTCGGTGCGGAGATGACCTTCTGA
- a CDS encoding DUF4434 family protein, whose protein sequence is MRTLLALCLLALWLPASADQRLFYQPLNRDASITPGQWQQLWHATAAQGGKTLIVQWSAYGDSDFGGANGWLANSLRSARAEGLQLVLGLYMDPAYYQRLDQLDGDGLTRYWQAQLGRSLSHYQQLRQTWQLPVDGWYLPMELDDLHFRQAERRAALFSQLQAFNRQLDKPLHISAFSAGKLAPRVNGAWLDQLAGLGVTVWWQDGTGTGRLPALVRQNYEQALPCRVGVVREAFRQVSAPGQPFRAEPAEPQLGGGCHAEAVFDLRYRPWARGVLPNN, encoded by the coding sequence ATGCGTACGCTCCTTGCCCTGTGCCTGCTCGCCCTGTGGTTGCCGGCCAGCGCCGACCAGCGCCTGTTCTACCAACCGCTCAACCGCGACGCCAGCATCACCCCTGGCCAATGGCAACAGCTGTGGCATGCCACCGCCGCGCAGGGCGGCAAGACCTTGATCGTGCAATGGAGCGCCTACGGCGACAGCGATTTTGGCGGCGCGAATGGCTGGCTGGCCAACAGCCTGCGCAGCGCCCGCGCCGAAGGCTTGCAGCTGGTGCTGGGGTTGTACATGGACCCGGCCTATTACCAGCGCCTTGACCAACTCGATGGTGATGGCCTCACCAGGTACTGGCAGGCGCAGTTGGGGCGCTCGCTCAGCCACTACCAGCAACTGCGCCAGACCTGGCAATTGCCGGTGGATGGCTGGTACCTGCCGATGGAACTGGACGACCTGCATTTTCGTCAAGCCGAGCGGCGCGCTGCGCTGTTCAGCCAGTTGCAGGCCTTCAACCGCCAGCTCGACAAGCCCTTGCACATCAGTGCCTTCAGCGCGGGCAAACTGGCGCCGCGGGTCAATGGCGCCTGGCTGGATCAGCTGGCCGGCCTGGGCGTGACCGTGTGGTGGCAGGACGGCACTGGCACCGGGCGCTTGCCCGCGCTGGTACGCCAGAACTATGAGCAGGCCTTGCCGTGCCGGGTGGGCGTGGTGCGCGAGGCGTTCCGCCAGGTAAGCGCGCCAGGGCAGCCGTTCCGCGCCGAGCCCGCTGAACCGCAGCTGGGCGGCGGTTGCCATGCCGAGGCCGTGTTCGACTTGCGTTACCGGCCTTGGGCCCGGGGTGTTCTGCCCAACAATTGA